A region of Muntiacus reevesi chromosome 11, mMunRee1.1, whole genome shotgun sequence DNA encodes the following proteins:
- the CUL4A gene encoding cullin-4A, translated as MADETPRKGSFSALVGHTNGLTKPASLAAAAVTAKPGGAGGSKKLVIKNFRDRPKLPDNYTQDTWQKLHEAVKAIQSSTSIRYNLEELYQAVENLCSHKVSPTLYQQLRQACEGHVQAQILQFREDSLDSVLFLKKINTCWQDHCRQMIMIRSIFLFLDRTYVLQNSTLPSIWDMGLELFRNHIISDKMVQTKTIDGILLLVERERSGEAVDRSLLRSLLGMLSDLQVYKDSFELKFLEETNCLYAAEGQRLMQEREVPEYLDHVSKRLEEEADRVITYLDHSTQKPLIACVEKQLLGEHLTAILQKGLDHLLDENRVPDLTQMYQLFSRVRGGQQALLQHWSDYIKTFGTTIVINPEKDKDMVQDLLDFKDRVDHVIEVCFQRNERFINLMKESFETFINKRPNKPAELIAKHVDSKLRAGNKEATDEELERMLDKVMILFRFIHGKDVFEAFYKKDLAKRLLVGKSASVDAEKSMLSKLKHECGAAFTSKLEGMFKDMELSKDIMVHFKQYMQNQSDPGSIDLTVNILTMGYWPTYTPMEVHLTPEMIKLQEVFKTFYLGKHSGRKLQWQTTLGHAVLKAEFKEGKKEFQVSLFQTLVLLMFNEGDGFSFEDIRMATGIEDSELRRTLQSLACGKARVLLKSPKGKEVDDGDKFLFNAEFKHKLFRIKINQIQMKETVEEQVSTTERVFQDRQYQIDAAIVRIMKMRKTLGHNLLVSELYNQLKFPVKPGDLKKRIESLIDRDYMERDKDSPNQYHYVA; from the exons ATGGCTGACGAGACCCCCCGGAAGGGCAGCTTCTCGGCGCTCGTCGGACACACCAACGGCCTCACCAAGCCCGCGTCCCTCGCCGCGGCCGCCGTCACCGCCAAGCCCGGCGGCGCCGGCGGCTCCAAGAAGCTCGTGATCAAGAATTTCCGAG ACAGACCTAAATTGCCTGATAACTATACTCAGGACACCTGGCAGAAGCTTCATGAAGCAGTGAAAGCCATACAAAGTAGTACCTCCATCCGCTATAACCTGGAAGAGCTCTATCAG GCTGTTGAAAACCTTTGTTCCCACAAAGTGTCCCCGACGCTCTACCAGCAACTGCGCCAGGCCTGCGAGGGCCACGTCCAAGCACAGATCCTCCAGTTCAGAGA AGACTCACTAGACAGTGTGTTGTTTCTCAAGAAGATTAACACGTGCTGGCAGGATCACTGCAGACAGATG ATCATGATCCGGAGCATCTTCCTGTTCCTGGATCGCACGTACGTGCTCCAGAACTCCACGCTGCCCTCCATCTG GGACATGGGGTTAGAGCTGTTTAGAAACCACATCATCAGTGATAAAATGGTCCAGACGAAAACCATCGACGGCATCCTGCTGCTGGTGGAGCGGGAGCGGAGCGGCGAGGCGGTGGACCGGAGCCTGCTGCGGAGCCTTCTGGGCATGCTGTCCGACCTCCAG GTATATAAAGACTCATTTGAACTGAAATTTTTGGAAGAAACGAATTGTTTATATGCTGCAGAAGGCCAAAGGTTAATGCAAGAAAGAGAG GTTCCAGAGTATCTTGACCATGTGAGTAAGCgcttggaggaggaggcagacCGCGTGATCACATACCTAGACCACAGCACACA GAAGCCGCTGATCGCCTGTGTGGAGAAGCAGCTCTTAGGAGAACACTTAACAGCAATTCTGCAGAAAG GGCTGGACCACCTGCTGGACGAGAACCGAGTGCCGGACCTCACGCAGATGTACCAGCTGTTCAGCCGCGTGCGGGGCGGCCAGCAGGCGCTGCTGCAGCACTGGAGCGACTACATCAAG ACTTTCGGGACGACGATTGTCATCAACCCTGAAAAAGACAAGGACATGGTGCAGGACCTGCTGGACTTCAAGGACCGCGTGGACCACGTGATCGAAGTGTGCTTCCAGCGGAACGAGAGGTTCATCAACCTGATGAAGGAGTCCTTTGAGACGTTCATCAACAAGAGGCCCAATAAGCCTGCAGAGCTGATCG CAAAGCACGTAGACTCAAAACTGAGAGCAGGAAATAAGGAGGCGACGGACGAGGAGCTGGAGAGGATGCTGGACAAGGTCATGATCCTGTTCCGGTTCATCCACG GTAAAGACGTGTTTGAAGCATTTTACAAAAAAGATTTAGCGAAAAGACTCCTGGTTGGGAAAAGTGCCTCTGTCGATGCTGAGAAATCTATGCTGTCGAAGCTGAAACACG AGTGTGGGGCCGCCTTCACCAGCAAGCTGGAGGGCATGTTCAAGGACATGGAGCTCTCCAAGGACATCATGGTTCATTTCAAGCAG TACATGCAGAATCAGAGTGACCCGGGCTCCATAGACCTGACCGTGAACATACTGACCATGGGCTACTGGCCCACGTACACACCCATGGAGGTGCATCTGACCCCAGAG ATGATCAAGCTACAGGAAGTGTTCAAGACATTTTATCTGGGGAAACACAGTGGGCGGAAGCTTCAGTGGCAGACAACACTGGGCCACGCGGTGCTGAAAGCCGAGTTCAAGGAG GGAAAGAAGGAGTTCCAGGTGTCCCTGTTCCAGACGCTGGTGCTGCTCATGTTCAACGAAGGGGACGGCTTCAGCTTCGAGGACATCAGGATGGCCACTGGCATAGAGGACAGCGAGCTGCGTAGGACGCTGCAGTCCCTGGCCTGCGGCAAGGCCCGCGTCCTCCTCAAGAGTCCCAAGGGGAAGGAGGTGGACGACGGAGACAAGTTCCTCTTCAACGCAGAGTTCAAGCACAAGCTCTTTCGGATAAAGATCAATCAGATTCAGATGAAGGAGACG GTGGAGGAGCAGGTGAGCACCACGGAGCGCGTGTTCCAGGACCGGCAGTACCAGATTGACGCCGCCATTGTCAGGATCATGAAGATGAGGAAGACGCTGGGCCACAACCTGCTCGTCTCCGAGCTGTACAATCAGCTCAAGTTTCCCGTCAAG CCTGGAGATCTGAAGAAGCGGATTGAGTCGCTCATAGACAGGGACTACATGGAGAGGGACAAGGACAGCCCGAACCAGTACCACTACGTGGCCTGA